In a genomic window of Zingiber officinale cultivar Zhangliang chromosome 9B, Zo_v1.1, whole genome shotgun sequence:
- the LOC122025559 gene encoding glucan endo-1,3-beta-glucosidase 14-like, which yields MAKQRSGCSFLYQLLFAGQVIQILGITVGINYGQIANNLPSPNRVASLLHSLSVNRVKLYDADQNVLSAFINTDIEFVIGIGNENVSTMTDPAKALGWLQQHVLPYLPYTKITCITVGNEIFKGNDTVLMANLLPAMQSVYQGLVSLGLDKQVNVTSSHSLDMLGNSYPPSAGSFRQDLAVYIQPILNFHSMTKSPFLINAYPYFAYKANPGTVSLDYALFEPNEGVTDPVTNLNYDNMLYAQIDAVYSAVRALGHSDIEVRISETGWPSRGDSDEVGATPENAAKYNGNLLQRTAMKQGTPMNPTVPVDIYVFALFNEDLKPGPTSERNYGLFYPDGTPVYNIGLNGYLPPMLSSSFKMMPALSIFGIATAISILT from the exons GTCAAGTTATCCAAATTCTTGGCATCACAGTAGGTATCAATTACGGGCAGATTGCCAACAATCTTCCCTCTCCAAATCGAGTTGCAAGCCTACTGCATTCCCTCAGTGTCAACAGAGTAAAGCTTTATGATGCTGATCAGAATGTTCTTAGCGCATTCATCAATACTGACATCGAGTTTGTAATAGGAATTGGCAACGAGAATGTATCAACAATGACTGATCCCGCAAAAGCACTTGGATGGCTCCAACAGCATGTCCTGCCTTACCTTCCCTATACTAAGATCACCTGTATAACTGTCGGAAATGAAATCTTCAAAGGCAATGACACTGTTCTCATGGCAAATCTTCTGCCAGCCATGCAATCAGTCTATCAAGGCCTGGTTTCCCTTGGATTGGATAAACAAGTGAATGTTACAAGTTCTCATTCCCTCGATATGTTAGGGAACTCCTACCCTCCTTCAGCAGGCTCATTCCGGCAAGACCTAGCAGTGTATATCCAGCCGATCCTTAACTTCCATTCAATGACGAAATCACCCTTCCTCATCAATGCTTATCCTTATTTTGCATACAAAGCAAACCCTGGAACTGTCTCCCTAGACTATGCCCTCTTCGAGCCCAATGAGGGAGTTACTGATCCAGTCACAAATCTGAACTACGACAACATGCTATATGCGCAGATTGATGCGGTTTATTCTGCTGTCAGAGCATTAGGACACTCTGATATAGAAGTCAGGATTTCCGAGACTGGGTGGCCATCTAGAGGGGACTCTGATGAGGTAGGTGCAACACCAGAAAATGCTGCAAAGTACAACGGTAATCTGCTGCAGAGGACAGCGATGAAACAAGGAACTCCGATGAATCCTACTGTTCCTGTAGATATATATGTCTTTGCATTGTTTAATGAAGACTTAAAGCCCGGACCAACTTCAGAAAGAAATTACGGACTATTTTATCCTGATGGAACTCCTGTTTATAACATTGGTTTGAATGGATATCTTCCACCCATGTTGTCTTCAAGCTTCAAG ATGATGCCTGCTTTGAGCATTTTTGGAATTGCCACTGCAATTTCGATCCTAACCTGA
- the LOC122025558 gene encoding uncharacterized protein At5g03900, chloroplastic-like isoform X1, whose protein sequence is MASISISISSSTTTSTSRCLCSKLHPTKPFLLLLRASTRRTAFSSSSSSFHSSVHFRIALRCPTSRIPTPSIRASFQVPAGIRPGSIVETDKLPSGVRNLAMEAVDSYGGRVTIGDVVSKAGLKLNEAERALQALAADTGGFLEVSDEGDVLYTFPKDYRSKLLTKSFKMKVEPFLNKIKTAAAYLVRVSFGTALITSIVLVYTTIIALASSSSRSEGENGRGRRGRSYDSGVTFLFRPSDLFWYWDMNYYRRRQMRQEGGMNFVESVFSFVFGDGDPNQGLEEERWKLIGQYISSNGGVVAAEELAPYLDVPLIDETQDDESFVLPVLIRFQGYPEVDDQGNILYRFPSLQRTASSLKVGKKEYVGKKWAEWINGVEKYFEEKKWKFSEIGASEKAMVIGLGALNLFGVIVLGSMLKDVSIAPQGLVSFVSQIFPLLQIYAASFFTIPLIRWFLLLRTNQGIEKRNRARKQRAQILDRPDPSLRRKLLNARDMSQQTTISPDRIVYTTEKDFVDQDYEGRDWDERFRELERSD, encoded by the exons ATGGCTtccatctccatctccatctcCTCCTCCACCACCACCTCCACGTCGCGCTGCCTCTGCTCCAAACTCCACCCGACCAAAccctttctcctcctcctccgagCCTCCACCCGCCGCAccgccttctcttcttcttcttcttccttccactcGTCGGTTCATTTCCGCATCGCTCTCAGATGCCCAACCTCCCGGATCCCGACTCCATCCATCCGAGCCAGCTTCCAGGTGCCGGCGGGAATCCGTCCTGGCAGCATCGTGGAGACGGACAAGCTCCCATCCGGCGTGCGCAACCTCGCCATGGAGGCAGTGGATTCTTATGGTGGGCGGGTCACGATTGGTGACGTGGTTAGCAAGGCCGGGCTTAAGCTAAATGAAGCTGAGAGAGCACTGCAGGCACTTGCCGCAGATACTGGGGGATTCTTGGAG GTTTCAGATGAAGGTGATGTGCTATACACGTTTCCAAAGGATTACCGTTCTAAGCTtttgacaaagtcttttaagatgAAAGTTGAACCTTTTCTTAACAAAATAAAG ACAGCTGCAGCTTATTTAGTTAGAGTATCATTTGGCACTGCACTTATTACCTCAATAGTGCTTGTGTACACAACAATTATtgcccttgcttcttcttctagtCGGAG TGAAGGTGAAAATGGTCGCGGCAGACGAGGAAGGTCGTATGACTCTGGTGTTACATTTCTCTTTCGCCCATCTGATTTATTCTG GTACTGGGACATGAATTACTACAGAAGGCGGCAGATGAGACAAGAGGGTGGAATGAATTTTGTTGAATCT GTTTTCTCATTTGTATTTGGTGATGGGGATCCCAATCAGGGTCTtgaagaagagagatggaagctG ATAGGACAATATATCTCCTCAAATGGTGGTGTCGTTGCAGCAGAAGAACTTGCTCCATATCTAGATGTACCTCTGATTGATGAGACGCAG GATGATGAGTCGTTTGTTCTACCTGTGCTAATAAGATTTCAGGGGTATCCAGAAGTGGATGACCAG GGAAATATTCTTTATCGATTTCCATCATTGCAACGAACTGCTTCATCTCTAAAGGTTGGTAAAAAGGAATATGTTGGCAAAAAGTGGGCTGAGTGGATTAATggtgttgaaaaatattttgaggaAAAGAAATGGAAATTCAG TGAAATAGGGGCTTCTGAGAAAGCAATGGTTATAGGTTTGGGAGCCCTTAACCTTTTTGGAGTTATTGTCCTTGGTAGCATGCTAAA GGATGTTTCGATTGCACCTCAGGGACTGGTTTCTTTTGTTTCCCAGATATTTCCTTTACTACAG ATATATGCTGCATCTTTTTTCACTATACCTTTGATCAGATGGTTCCTGCTGCTAAGGACTAACCAAGGTATTGAGAAGAGAAACCGAGCCAGGAAACAGCGGGCTCAAATACTTGACAGGCCAGATCCATCTCTAAGAAGGAAG TTGTTAAATGCTCGAGATATGTCACAGCAAACCACAATTAGTCCGGATAGGATAGTCTATACCACTGAGAAAGATTTCGTTGACCAAGATTACGAGGGTAGAGATTGGGACGAGAGATTTAGAGAGCTTGAAAGATCTGACTGA
- the LOC122025558 gene encoding uncharacterized protein At5g03900, chloroplastic-like isoform X2, translating to MASISISISSSTTTSTSRCLCSKLHPTKPFLLLLRASTRRTAFSSSSSSFHSSVHFRIALRCPTSRIPTPSIRASFQVPAGIRPGSIVETDKLPSGVRNLAMEAVDSYGGRVTIGDVVSKAGLKLNEAERALQALAADTGGFLEVSDEGDVLYTFPKDYRSKLLTKSFKMKVEPFLNKIKTAAAYLVRVSFGTALITSIVLVYTTIIALASSSSRSEGENGRGRRGRSYDSGVTFLFRPSDLFWYWDMNYYRRRQMRQEGGMNFVESVFSFVFGDGDPNQGLEEERWKLIGQYISSNGGVVAAEELAPYLDVPLIDETQDDESFVLPVLIRFQGYPEVDDQGNILYRFPSLQRTASSLKVGKKEYVGKKWAEWINGVEKYFEEKKWKFSEIGASEKAMVIGLGALNLFGVIVLGSMLKDVSIAPQGLVSFVSQIFPLLQILSEKYCW from the exons ATGGCTtccatctccatctccatctcCTCCTCCACCACCACCTCCACGTCGCGCTGCCTCTGCTCCAAACTCCACCCGACCAAAccctttctcctcctcctccgagCCTCCACCCGCCGCAccgccttctcttcttcttcttcttccttccactcGTCGGTTCATTTCCGCATCGCTCTCAGATGCCCAACCTCCCGGATCCCGACTCCATCCATCCGAGCCAGCTTCCAGGTGCCGGCGGGAATCCGTCCTGGCAGCATCGTGGAGACGGACAAGCTCCCATCCGGCGTGCGCAACCTCGCCATGGAGGCAGTGGATTCTTATGGTGGGCGGGTCACGATTGGTGACGTGGTTAGCAAGGCCGGGCTTAAGCTAAATGAAGCTGAGAGAGCACTGCAGGCACTTGCCGCAGATACTGGGGGATTCTTGGAG GTTTCAGATGAAGGTGATGTGCTATACACGTTTCCAAAGGATTACCGTTCTAAGCTtttgacaaagtcttttaagatgAAAGTTGAACCTTTTCTTAACAAAATAAAG ACAGCTGCAGCTTATTTAGTTAGAGTATCATTTGGCACTGCACTTATTACCTCAATAGTGCTTGTGTACACAACAATTATtgcccttgcttcttcttctagtCGGAG TGAAGGTGAAAATGGTCGCGGCAGACGAGGAAGGTCGTATGACTCTGGTGTTACATTTCTCTTTCGCCCATCTGATTTATTCTG GTACTGGGACATGAATTACTACAGAAGGCGGCAGATGAGACAAGAGGGTGGAATGAATTTTGTTGAATCT GTTTTCTCATTTGTATTTGGTGATGGGGATCCCAATCAGGGTCTtgaagaagagagatggaagctG ATAGGACAATATATCTCCTCAAATGGTGGTGTCGTTGCAGCAGAAGAACTTGCTCCATATCTAGATGTACCTCTGATTGATGAGACGCAG GATGATGAGTCGTTTGTTCTACCTGTGCTAATAAGATTTCAGGGGTATCCAGAAGTGGATGACCAG GGAAATATTCTTTATCGATTTCCATCATTGCAACGAACTGCTTCATCTCTAAAGGTTGGTAAAAAGGAATATGTTGGCAAAAAGTGGGCTGAGTGGATTAATggtgttgaaaaatattttgaggaAAAGAAATGGAAATTCAG TGAAATAGGGGCTTCTGAGAAAGCAATGGTTATAGGTTTGGGAGCCCTTAACCTTTTTGGAGTTATTGTCCTTGGTAGCATGCTAAA GGATGTTTCGATTGCACCTCAGGGACTGGTTTCTTTTGTTTCCCAGATATTTCCTTTACTACAG ATACTGTCAGAGAAATATTGTTGGTAG